In Streptomyces sp. P3, one DNA window encodes the following:
- a CDS encoding alpha/beta fold hydrolase, translating into MALRTRRGRTRRGRLRRALVATLVAASVAVPIAGAARPASVPAPAPTVSGPPAAATPTALAERYAASRRDIGAARRMAADHGDRKRADALRVMAHPARQFLSFDGREGGRTVEVVGDLARAERIAVVVPGAGVLVDNYWRLSGGARALHRELGDRSAVVAWLGYETPPTVSLAAATSGRADSAAHELRKFLAELEKLKPAARVSLVCHSYGSVVCARAASTPGLADVVLFGSPGTGYDNAAALKTRATVWAGRSSGDWIADTPHLQVPLLVTEIGFGTDPMSEEFGAKRFPAGDGGHSDYLKPGSVPLKNIARIVCGQDPEDPSTSTSGGRHA; encoded by the coding sequence ATGGCGCTCCGTACCCGCAGAGGCCGTACTCGCAGAGGTCGTCTGCGCCGCGCCCTGGTCGCCACCCTGGTGGCCGCCTCGGTGGCCGTTCCGATAGCGGGCGCGGCGCGTCCCGCGAGCGTCCCGGCGCCCGCGCCGACCGTCTCCGGACCGCCGGCGGCCGCCACCCCGACCGCGCTCGCCGAGCGGTACGCCGCGTCGCGCCGCGACATAGGGGCGGCCCGGCGCATGGCCGCCGACCACGGCGATCGCAAGCGGGCAGACGCGTTGCGCGTCATGGCGCATCCGGCACGCCAGTTCCTGTCCTTCGACGGCCGTGAGGGAGGCCGGACCGTCGAGGTCGTCGGCGACCTCGCCCGCGCCGAACGGATCGCCGTGGTGGTGCCGGGCGCCGGTGTGCTCGTCGACAACTACTGGCGCTTGTCGGGCGGCGCGAGAGCGCTGCACAGGGAGCTGGGCGACCGGTCCGCCGTCGTCGCCTGGCTCGGCTACGAAACGCCGCCCACGGTCAGCCTGGCGGCGGCGACCTCGGGGCGTGCCGACAGCGCTGCTCACGAACTCCGTAAGTTCCTCGCGGAGTTGGAGAAGCTCAAGCCCGCTGCCCGGGTCTCCCTCGTCTGCCACTCCTACGGCAGCGTCGTCTGCGCCCGCGCCGCCTCCACCCCGGGGCTCGCCGACGTCGTCCTGTTCGGCAGCCCCGGCACCGGCTATGACAACGCAGCAGCGCTGAAGACCCGGGCCACTGTATGGGCGGGACGCAGCTCCGGCGACTGGATCGCCGATACGCCGCACCTGCAAGTCCCATTGCTCGTCACCGAAATCGGGTTCGGGACCGATCCGATGTCGGAGGAGTTCGGCGCCAAGCGGTTCCCGGCGGGCGACGGCGGCCACAGCGACTATCTGAAGCCGGGCTCCGTACCGCTGAAGAACATCGCCCGGATCGTCTGCGGACAAGACCCCGAAGATCCGTCCACAAGCACATCGGGAGGCCGTCATGCGTGA
- a CDS encoding response regulator transcription factor: MTTIRVLIADDQMMVRQGFTVLLNAEPGIEVVGQAVDGNDAVAKVGELDPDVVLMDIRMPGLGGIEATRRITAPPEATTKVLVLTTFDLDEYVYEALRAGASGFLLKDASATELAHAVRVVGEGEALLAPNITKRLIAEFSRVTDSPHTPLKGRNGNLTERETEVLSLIAQGLANGEIAQRLVVAEQTVKTHVGRILVKLNLRDRTQAAIYAYETGLVRPAGY, from the coding sequence ATGACGACCATCCGCGTGCTGATCGCCGACGACCAGATGATGGTCCGCCAGGGATTCACGGTGTTGCTCAACGCCGAACCAGGCATCGAAGTCGTCGGGCAGGCCGTGGACGGTAATGACGCGGTGGCCAAGGTCGGCGAACTGGACCCCGACGTCGTCCTGATGGACATCCGGATGCCCGGGCTCGGCGGCATCGAGGCGACGCGCCGCATCACGGCACCGCCGGAAGCCACCACCAAGGTCCTCGTCCTGACCACCTTCGACCTCGACGAGTACGTGTACGAGGCGCTGCGCGCCGGCGCGTCCGGTTTCCTGCTGAAGGACGCGTCCGCCACGGAACTCGCCCACGCCGTAAGGGTGGTGGGGGAGGGCGAGGCCCTGCTCGCACCGAACATCACCAAGCGCCTCATCGCCGAGTTCTCCCGGGTGACCGACTCTCCGCACACACCGCTCAAGGGCCGGAACGGCAATCTGACCGAGCGTGAGACGGAGGTCCTGTCACTGATTGCGCAGGGCCTGGCGAACGGGGAGATAGCACAGCGGCTGGTGGTGGCGGAGCAGACCGTCAAGACGCATGTCGGCCGGATCCTGGTCAAGCTGAACCTGCGCGACCGGACACAGGCCGCGATCTACGCGTACGAGACGGGTCTGGTGCGTCCGGCCGGCTACTGA
- a CDS encoding sensor histidine kinase, whose product MTTSERAQRFAAGLRALPRALQEDLWTGTTELRPTAGGSRWQRGLAATVAVLLGAAVIASDGNKYARGYQLGELGYVLAVAQAAMLVVALYRPIPAWWGSTMIQLALLVAWFELADIAGGRMFPWTGSELVLQAWVLFLVALRTRPRTAVETLVIGAVPGLAFAFATGNGDRAPLTGSVLVIATVVGALLRGRQVARTQLVELEELTAEERARRTLLEERNRIARELHDVVAHHMSVISIQAQVAPHLVENPSDELKENLASIRENAKEALTELRQVLGVLRSEHLVPENERHAPQPTLDRMDELVGNVRGAGLTVTTHTTGERGRLTSGIELSAFRIIQEALSNAMRHAPGAEVRVDIDHRPTAVRIRVANTAPDRPTPPSPGAGHGLLGMRERTAMLGGTLAFGATPDGGYEVIAELPAKLPAQQADLVEDTA is encoded by the coding sequence ATGACGACCTCGGAAAGGGCACAGCGGTTCGCGGCGGGCCTGCGGGCGCTGCCGCGCGCACTGCAGGAGGACCTCTGGACGGGGACCACCGAGCTGAGGCCCACAGCCGGGGGTTCGCGGTGGCAGCGGGGACTCGCGGCGACGGTGGCGGTGCTGCTGGGCGCGGCCGTCATCGCGTCCGACGGCAACAAGTACGCCCGGGGCTACCAGTTGGGCGAACTCGGCTACGTACTCGCCGTTGCCCAGGCGGCGATGCTCGTCGTCGCGTTGTACCGCCCGATCCCCGCCTGGTGGGGGTCGACGATGATTCAGCTGGCGCTCCTGGTCGCGTGGTTCGAGCTGGCCGACATCGCCGGCGGCAGAATGTTCCCTTGGACCGGATCCGAACTCGTCCTCCAGGCATGGGTGCTGTTCCTCGTCGCGCTGCGAACCCGCCCCAGAACGGCGGTGGAGACGCTGGTGATCGGGGCGGTGCCGGGTCTGGCTTTCGCGTTCGCCACCGGCAACGGCGACCGAGCCCCCCTCACCGGTTCGGTCCTCGTGATCGCCACGGTCGTCGGCGCCTTGCTGCGCGGCCGCCAGGTGGCCCGTACCCAACTGGTCGAGCTGGAGGAACTCACCGCCGAGGAGCGGGCCCGGCGCACGCTCCTGGAGGAGCGCAACCGGATCGCCCGAGAACTGCACGACGTGGTCGCCCACCACATGTCGGTCATCTCGATCCAGGCGCAGGTGGCCCCGCACCTGGTCGAGAACCCGTCCGACGAGCTGAAGGAGAACCTGGCGAGCATCCGGGAGAACGCCAAGGAGGCGCTGACGGAACTGCGTCAGGTGCTCGGCGTACTGCGCTCCGAGCACCTCGTACCGGAGAACGAGCGGCACGCCCCGCAGCCCACCCTCGACCGGATGGACGAACTCGTCGGCAATGTACGCGGTGCCGGGCTCACCGTGACCACGCACACCACGGGGGAGCGGGGCCGCCTGACCTCGGGCATCGAGCTGTCGGCATTCCGTATCATCCAGGAGGCACTGAGCAACGCGATGCGGCATGCGCCGGGAGCGGAGGTACGCGTGGACATCGACCACCGGCCGACCGCCGTCAGGATCAGGGTCGCCAACACCGCACCGGACCGGCCCACCCCGCCCTCGCCGGGCGCCGGCCACGGTCTGCTGGGCATGCGCGAGCGCACCGCGATGCTGGGCGGCACGCTCGCTTTCGGCGCCACCCCCGACGGGGGGTACGAAGTGATCGCGGAGCTGCCCGCGAAACTCCCCGCTCAACAGGCCGACCTTGTGGAGGACACCGCATGA
- a CDS encoding MarR family winged helix-turn-helix transcriptional regulator, whose amino-acid sequence MNGVDLFLLGRTLMKIGEASMPEPEGGGGRYGGSTRAVLIVASDVAAHPDSAVGEIAARTGLPQSQVSTSVARLKEAGAVITTPDPADRRRLLVRQAPELSARVREVRAGTIEDALAAALSDSTPEDRKEVADALEVLARHLSPRTSARARTRDTAPQAPH is encoded by the coding sequence ATGAACGGAGTCGACCTCTTCCTTCTCGGACGCACCCTGATGAAGATCGGCGAAGCCTCGATGCCCGAACCCGAGGGTGGCGGCGGCCGGTACGGTGGCAGCACCCGCGCCGTACTCATCGTCGCCAGCGACGTCGCCGCCCACCCGGACAGCGCCGTGGGGGAGATCGCCGCCCGCACCGGCCTGCCCCAGAGCCAGGTGTCCACCTCCGTCGCACGGCTCAAGGAAGCCGGCGCCGTCATCACCACCCCCGACCCCGCGGACCGTCGCCGCCTCCTCGTCCGCCAGGCACCCGAACTCTCCGCCCGCGTAAGGGAGGTCAGAGCCGGCACGATCGAGGACGCGCTCGCCGCCGCCCTGAGCGACAGCACACCCGAGGACCGCAAGGAGGTCGCGGACGCCCTGGAGGTACTGGCCCGCCACCTCTCACCGCGCACCTCGGCCCGCGCCCGCACCCGCGACACGGCTCCGCAGGCGCCGCACTGA
- a CDS encoding acyltransferase, with the protein MRDFVRRVESSTPPDRDRAVDALRAFAIVGVVLGHWLVTALIEDSGTLRGASPLTFMPQLAPVSWVFQTLAVFFLVGGMVGARGYASAQARGTTYREWVGARMIRLFRPAAVVLLVWAVAAVAMLGAGVDEKTVRALFKLVWSPLWFLLVFAALTAMTPLVAKLHPLWPLAVVLHIDVIRFGLQGPDWLSSVNVVAGWLVPYCLGAAWSRGGLRSRATRWSLLLGGAVTAAGLILWAGYPASMVGVPGTRISNLDPPNLAAVTFGLAQCGAALLLLDPLRRVLERPVAWAAVALVNLCAMTVFLWHQTAMLMVTATGVAAGRALPGLHTVPDGGGWVLARLAWLPVFAMALAICVAAFHTYERGRPAKALKSGLIVREGRPDPAKLSRSAHGASRVRHPAPDTPWGDTT; encoded by the coding sequence ATGCGTGACTTCGTCCGGCGCGTCGAATCCTCGACCCCTCCCGACCGCGACCGCGCCGTCGACGCCCTGCGCGCCTTCGCCATCGTGGGCGTGGTGCTCGGCCACTGGCTTGTGACCGCCCTGATCGAGGACAGCGGCACCCTGCGGGGCGCCAGTCCGCTCACGTTCATGCCCCAACTTGCCCCCGTATCATGGGTGTTCCAGACACTCGCGGTGTTCTTCCTGGTGGGTGGGATGGTGGGGGCGAGGGGGTACGCCTCCGCCCAGGCGCGCGGCACGACATACCGGGAGTGGGTCGGCGCCCGCATGATCAGACTGTTCCGGCCGGCCGCCGTCGTGTTGCTGGTGTGGGCCGTGGCGGCCGTCGCGATGCTCGGCGCCGGAGTGGACGAGAAGACGGTGCGCGCACTGTTCAAGCTCGTGTGGTCTCCGCTCTGGTTCCTGCTGGTGTTCGCGGCGCTCACGGCGATGACCCCGCTGGTGGCGAAGCTCCATCCACTCTGGCCGCTCGCCGTCGTGCTGCACATCGACGTGATCCGGTTCGGGCTGCAGGGCCCGGACTGGCTCTCCTCGGTCAACGTCGTGGCCGGCTGGCTGGTCCCGTACTGCCTCGGCGCGGCCTGGTCCCGCGGCGGTCTGCGCAGCCGCGCGACGCGCTGGTCGCTGCTGCTCGGCGGGGCCGTCACCGCCGCGGGGCTGATCCTGTGGGCCGGCTATCCGGCTTCCATGGTCGGCGTGCCCGGGACGAGGATCTCCAACCTGGACCCGCCCAACCTGGCGGCGGTCACGTTCGGCCTCGCCCAGTGCGGGGCGGCCCTCCTGCTGCTTGACCCGCTGCGACGGGTGCTGGAGCGGCCCGTCGCCTGGGCAGCGGTGGCGCTGGTGAACCTCTGTGCCATGACCGTTTTCCTGTGGCACCAGACCGCGATGTTGATGGTGACCGCGACCGGCGTCGCGGCGGGCAGGGCGCTGCCGGGACTGCACACGGTGCCGGACGGCGGCGGCTGGGTGCTCGCGAGGCTCGCCTGGCTGCCCGTGTTCGCGATGGCGCTGGCGATCTGCGTGGCCGCGTTCCACACGTACGAACGAGGCCGGCCCGCAAAGGCACTGAAGAGCGGCCTGATCGTTCGCGAGGGACGCCCGGACCCGGCGAAGCTCTCGCGGAGCGCCCATGGGGCATCGCGAGTCCGGCACCCTGCGCCGGACACCCCCTGGGGAGACACGACTTGA
- a CDS encoding MBL fold metallo-hydrolase, whose product MRLTKFGHACVRLEAGDRALVIDPGTFSEMEALSGVAAVLITHEHEDHIDVDKLKAARDGNPQLTVHTHAALALALGDGVAGVAPGDTFTAAGFTVDVVGGEHAEIIDGLPGCPNIGFIVDGVYHPGDSLVVPEQAVDTLLVPASGPWLKTGEAIEFVRAVRPVRVFPIHDANLSELGQENFDSWLEDEAGIDYARIPLGTSVDLH is encoded by the coding sequence ATGCGTCTGACGAAGTTTGGCCATGCCTGCGTCCGCCTCGAAGCCGGTGATCGTGCGCTGGTGATCGATCCCGGCACGTTTTCGGAGATGGAGGCCCTGTCCGGCGTCGCGGCCGTTCTCATCACCCATGAGCACGAAGATCACATCGATGTCGACAAGCTGAAGGCTGCCCGTGACGGCAATCCTCAGCTGACTGTCCATACCCACGCCGCGCTGGCCTTGGCTCTGGGCGACGGTGTGGCAGGGGTGGCACCTGGCGACACCTTCACCGCGGCAGGGTTCACGGTGGACGTCGTCGGCGGCGAGCACGCCGAGATCATCGACGGTCTGCCGGGCTGTCCCAACATCGGCTTCATCGTGGACGGCGTCTACCATCCCGGCGATTCACTGGTCGTTCCCGAGCAAGCTGTCGATACGCTGCTGGTCCCGGCGTCCGGTCCGTGGCTGAAGACCGGCGAGGCCATCGAGTTCGTCCGGGCGGTCCGCCCGGTTCGGGTATTTCCCATCCACGACGCGAACCTCAGTGAGCTGGGGCAGGAGAACTTCGACAGCTGGCTGGAGGACGAGGCCGGGATCGACTACGCGCGCATCCCCCTGGGCACATCCGTCGATCTGCACTAG
- a CDS encoding Arc family DNA-binding protein: MNEETKITLRLPADLHQWLTAQARSARRSLNSEIVYRLEAEVDTAAADAESP, from the coding sequence ATGAATGAAGAAACAAAGATCACTCTCAGGCTTCCCGCAGACCTCCATCAGTGGCTCACCGCTCAGGCCAGGTCCGCCCGCAGGTCCCTCAACTCCGAGATTGTCTACCGCCTGGAGGCCGAGGTCGACACCGCTGCGGCAGACGCCGAATCGCCCTGA
- a CDS encoding DHA2 family efflux MFS transporter permease subunit, whose amino-acid sequence MRKWRANPWAVLVTLSLGFFMTLLDLTIVNIAIPDMMDGLGATLGQTLWTVSGYALTLSALIITASRLGDLHGPRNLFAAGLAVFTLASLACGLAPTPTALIAARVVQGIGAALLTPQTMTLIVAVFPAERRGTAMGVWGTVAGLATLSGPTLGGFLVSALDWRWIFFVNLPIGVAALVLTFLVVPDIRPGRAHRFDLTGVVLATGALFCLAFGLQEGENYHWGAGIWALLAAGATLATAFLLHQRRHQDREPLVPFALFRDRNFTSMTVLVGLVSVAMLGLVLPFNLYLQSVLHLSAVKAGLVLAPSSLVSMTVGPFAGRLADRIGGKYVLLTGLVCYAAGIVAIACIAAPGTAWFAFVPATLLTGLGVGCIIAPMSTEAMRNVPRHLAGGASGVNNTVRQTGSVIGAAAVGALVQGRLAAELATGKTYAAAFTATLHTTAILPVAVLVVGALVCLLLPRTARPAAAPAPAAQPATTA is encoded by the coding sequence GTGCGAAAGTGGCGAGCGAACCCCTGGGCCGTGCTGGTGACGCTGTCACTCGGGTTCTTCATGACCCTGCTGGATCTCACCATCGTGAACATCGCGATCCCGGACATGATGGACGGCCTCGGCGCCACGCTCGGCCAGACCCTGTGGACGGTCAGCGGTTACGCGCTGACTCTCTCGGCCCTGATCATCACGGCCAGCCGGCTCGGCGACCTGCACGGACCACGGAACCTGTTCGCGGCCGGCCTCGCCGTCTTCACCCTGGCCAGCCTCGCCTGCGGCCTCGCCCCCACTCCGACGGCCCTGATCGCCGCCCGCGTCGTCCAGGGCATCGGCGCGGCCCTCCTCACCCCGCAGACGATGACGCTGATCGTCGCGGTCTTCCCGGCCGAACGGCGCGGCACCGCCATGGGCGTCTGGGGCACGGTCGCCGGTCTCGCCACCCTGTCCGGGCCGACGCTGGGCGGCTTCCTGGTCTCCGCCCTCGACTGGCGCTGGATCTTCTTCGTCAACCTGCCGATCGGGGTCGCCGCCCTCGTCCTGACCTTTCTTGTCGTGCCCGACATCCGGCCCGGCCGGGCCCACCGCTTCGACCTCACCGGCGTGGTGCTCGCCACCGGCGCCCTGTTCTGCCTCGCCTTCGGCCTGCAGGAGGGCGAGAACTACCACTGGGGCGCCGGGATCTGGGCGCTGCTCGCCGCCGGGGCCACGCTCGCCACCGCCTTCCTGCTCCACCAGCGTCGGCACCAGGACCGCGAACCGCTCGTCCCCTTCGCCCTGTTCCGCGACCGCAACTTCACCTCGATGACCGTCCTGGTCGGTCTGGTCTCCGTCGCGATGCTCGGGCTGGTCCTGCCCTTCAACCTCTATCTGCAGTCGGTGCTCCACCTCAGCGCGGTCAAGGCCGGCCTGGTGCTCGCGCCGTCGTCGCTGGTGTCCATGACCGTCGGCCCGTTCGCCGGGCGCCTCGCCGACCGGATCGGCGGCAAATACGTCCTGCTCACCGGGCTCGTCTGCTATGCCGCCGGGATCGTCGCCATCGCCTGCATCGCCGCACCGGGCACCGCCTGGTTCGCGTTCGTACCCGCCACCTTGCTGACCGGCCTGGGCGTCGGCTGCATCATCGCCCCCATGTCCACCGAAGCCATGCGGAACGTGCCGCGCCACCTCGCAGGCGGCGCCTCCGGCGTGAACAACACGGTGCGGCAGACCGGTTCGGTGATCGGCGCCGCCGCGGTCGGCGCGCTGGTGCAGGGCCGCCTCGCGGCCGAGCTCGCCACCGGCAAGACCTACGCCGCAGCCTTCACCGCCACCCTGCACACCACCGCGATCCTGCCGGTGGCCGTCCTGGTCGTCGGCGCCCTGGTCTGCCTCCTGCTGCCCCGCACCGCCCGCCCCGCCGCCGCCCCGGCCCCCGCCGCGCAGCCCGCCACCACAGCCTGA
- a CDS encoding DUF6207 family protein: protein MDPINEVHVSEPGLLVVDVAAAGDATAPAFQ, encoded by the coding sequence ATGGACCCGATCAACGAGGTGCACGTGAGCGAGCCCGGCCTCCTGGTCGTCGACGTCGCGGCCGCCGGCGACGCCACCGCGCCGGCCTTCCAGTAG